Proteins encoded within one genomic window of Aquarana catesbeiana isolate 2022-GZ linkage group LG03, ASM4218655v1, whole genome shotgun sequence:
- the LOC141131172 gene encoding uncharacterized protein, with the protein MRTLKVSRQSPDLRKPPDVRQPPNLRQSPDLRKPPDVRQPPDLRQPPDLRRPPDLRRPPDLRRPPDLRQPRDLRRPRDLRRPQDLRRPPDLRRPPDLRRPPDLGRPPDFRRPPDLRKPPDLRQPPDLRQPPDLRKPPNLRQPPDLRKPPDLRRPPDLRQPPDLRRPPDLRRPRDLRRPPDFRRPPDLKRPLDLRRPPDLRRPPDFRRPPDLRRPPDFRRPPDLRRPPDFRRPPDLRRPPDLRRPPDFRRPPDFRRPPDLRRPPDFRRPPDFRRPPDLKRPLDLRQPPDLRRPPDLRRPPDLRKPPNLRQPPDLRQPPDLRQPPDLRQTPDLRKPPDLRQPPDLRQPPDLRKPSDLRQPPDLRKPPDLRRPPDLRRPPDLRRPRDLRRPRDLRRPPDFRRPPDFRRP; encoded by the exons ATGCGGACCCTCAAGGTTAGCAG ACAATCACCCGACCTCAGAAAACCACCCGAcgtcagacaaccacccaacctcagacaatcACCCGACCTCAGAAAACCACCCGAcgtcagacaaccacccgacctcagacaaccacccgacctcagacgaccacccgacctcagacgaccacccgacctcagacgaccacccgacctcagacaaccacgGGACCTCAGACGACCGCGGGACCTCAGACGACCGCAGgacctcagacgaccacccgacctcagacgaccacccgacctcagacgaccaccGGACCTCGGACGACCACCCGACttcagacgaccacccgacctcagaaaaccacccgacctcagacaaccacccgacctcagacaaccacccgacctcagaaaaccacccaacctcagacaaccacccgacctcagaaaaccacccgacctcagacgaccacccgacctcagacaaccacccgacctcagacgaccaccTGACCTCAGACGACCACGGGACCTCAGACGACCACCTGACttcagacgaccacccgacctcaAACGACCACTcgacctcagacgaccacccgacctcagacgaccacccgacttcagacgaccacccgacctcagacgaccacccgacttcagacgaccacccgacctcagacgaccacccgacttcagacgaccacccgacctcagacgaccaccggacctcagacgaccacccgactTCAGACGACCACCCGACTTCAGACGACCACCGgacctcagacgaccacccgacttcagacgaccacccgacttcagacgaccacccgacctcaAACGACCActcgacctcagacaaccacccgacctcagacgaccacccgacctcaggcgaccacccgacctcagaaaaccacccaacctcagacaaccacccgacctcagacaaccacccgacctcagacaaccacccgacctcagacaaacACCCGACCTCAgaaaaccacccgacctcagacaaccacccgacctcagacaaccacccgacctcagaaaaccatccgacctcagacaaccacccgacctcagaaaaccacccgacctcagacgaccacccgacctcagacgaccacccgacctcagacgaccACGGGACCTCAGACGACCACGGGACCTCAGACGACCACCTGACTTCAGACGACCACCTGACttcagacgacca